A window of Cryptomeria japonica chromosome 3, Sugi_1.0, whole genome shotgun sequence contains these coding sequences:
- the LOC131078844 gene encoding secreted RxLR effector protein 161-like, giving the protein MEQNLKLSSNEGAAFEDPTKYRQLAGSLIYVTTTRPDITFVVGILSRFMHKPCEGHWTVAQRVLKYLKGTQTLGIKYSKVSNFHLTGYSDLDFDGDKEHGVSTSGYLMTLRSGTVTWRSKKQRVPADSTTEAKYVAAAQATKEIVWLRKILDDLQEKQTTSTSLLVDNNSAIQLAKNPRFHD; this is encoded by the coding sequence ATGGAGCAAAATTTGAAGCTTTCTTCCAATGAAGGAGCAGCTTTTGAAGATCCAACCAAGTACAGGCAGCTTGCTGGAAGTTTGATTTATGTCACCACTACTCGTCCTGACATTACTTTTGTAGTAGGAATTTTGTCCAGATTTATGCATAAACCATGTGAAGGACATTGGACTGTAGCTCAACGAGTtctaaaatatttaaaaggaactCAGACTCTTGGCATCAAATACTCAAAGGTTTCAAACTTCCATCTCACAGGTTATTCTGATTTAGATTTTGATGGCGACAAAGAACATGGGGTATCTACTTCTGGTTATTTGATGACTCTTAGATCAGGCACTGTCACTTGGAGATCGAAGAAACAAAGAGTTCCTGCTGACTCTACAACTGAAGCCAAATATGTAGCAGCAGCTCAAGCCACAAAAGAAATTGTGTGGCTCAGGAAAATTCTCGATGATTTGCAGGAGAAACAGACAACTTCAACGTCTTTACTTGTTGATAATAATTCTGCTATTCAATTGGCCAAGAATCCTCGATTTCATGATTGA
- the LOC131078903 gene encoding berberine bridge enzyme-like 13, translating into MGIVAGDCVETSRIDSISYTTHTTTNQLVSSNDSNKSYFKAKSDFVTKPIPQSGLEGVWEFLGEELSSFIVLAPLGGRMYEIPSIEILFPYRAGYFYNIQYQVTWTDSSKDLAYMDWMRRFYEYMTPYVTESPRGAYVNYIDLDLGTTINGIASVAEARSWGDKYFGGNFDRLVKVKIKFDPNNVFRNSQSIPMNK; encoded by the coding sequence ATGGGAATAGTCGCGGGGGATTGCGTGGAAACGAGCCGGATTGATTCAATTTCTTACACCACCCATACCACTACGAACCAGCTGGTTAGCAGCAACGATTCCAACAAAAGCTActtcaaagcaaaatctgattTCGTGACAAAACCTATACCACAATCGGGGTTGGAGGGCGTATGGGAGTTCTTGGGAGAGGAGCTTAGTAGTTTTATTGTTTTGGCTCCGCTGGGAGGAAGAATGTACGAGATACCATCGATAGAGATTCTGTTTCCCTACAGAGCAGGGTACTTTTACAACATACAGTATCAAGTTACCTGGACAGACAGCAGCAAGGATTTAGCCTACATGGATTGGATGCGAAGATTTTACGAGTACATGACTCCTTATGTAACTGAATCGCCCAGGGGTGCGTATGTCAATTATATAGATCTCGACTTGGGCACAACCATTAATGGAATAGCAAGCGTGGCAGAAGCAAGAAGCTGGGGTGACAAGTATTTCGGAGGCAATTTCGACAGACTGGTGAAGGTGAAGATCAAATTTGATCCTAACAATGTCTTCAGGAATTCCCAGAGTATTCCTATGAACAAATGA
- the LOC131078971 gene encoding reticuline oxidase-like: MSLLRIIYLPIFSICAFAQDGQELISCLEQKGITNLTTSTSSSTFDSLLRFSLQNLRYTEPGVHKPYVLILQQEREQVVNSVRCHIKNGWQIVVRSGGHSYEALSSTFDASNFAIIELINFNHVTIDMKSKTTWVDAGAMVGQLYSAIACSTADYGFPAGVCPTMGTSRHFSG; this comes from the coding sequence ATGAGCTTGTTGAGAATTATTTATTTGCCTATATTCAGCATTTGTGCATTTGCACAAGATGGGCAGGAGCTCATATCATGCCTTGAACAAAAGGGCATAACAAACTTGACGACTTCTACTTCTTCCTCCACATTCGATTCTCTGTTGCGATTCTCATTGCAGAACCTGAGGTATACAGAACCAGGAGTGCACAAGCCATACGTGTTGATTCTGCAGCAGGAAAGAGAACAAGTGGTCAATTCGGTGCGATGCCACATCAAAAATGGTTGGCAGATTGTTGTGCGCAGTGGAGGGCATAGCTACGAAGCGCTCTCCTCTACTTTCGATGCCTCCAATTTTGCTATCATTGAACTCATCAATTTCAACCATGTTACAATTGACATGAAGTCCAAAACAACGTGGGTAGATGCAGGCGCAATGGTGGGACAGTTATACTCAGCCATTGCATGCAGTACTGCAGACTACGGCTTCCCTGCGGGAGTGTGCCCCACCATGGGCACCAGCAGACATTTCAGCGGATGA